TGAGTTGATCCTTCAAAATTGTAAGTTCATTGGAGTGCAGTATTTATTAACATATTGTATTGTTGGGATCATTGGGAACAAATTTATGTagccttgaaactgtgatttttactaAATCTATGGAAATTGGTGCCCCCTAATACCtactgatgaaaccacagtactaaATGGAATGTTCTTGTCAAGTTGTCTTTTGttgtattaaacaaattaaagtggaagataacaaaattaacaattCAAATTGACAATAAATAAGAATTATGATCTCCTATCAATAATAACATTTCCATCACGGTCTTTCACTCGGATCCTACCATTGGAATACTTCGTTTCCTGCCGTCCATCTGGATACACTGTCTTCACTGTCCCATCCGGATATTCCCTCCGCTTGTATTCCTGAGTGTGAATCTCTTTCTGTCCATTCGGAAATTCCATTGTTTTGGTCCCATCTCTATCTACTCGAATCACAGTTCCATCTGGAAATATGCTTTCCTCTGATCCATTTAAAAACAGATACTTAATAGTCTGATCTggaaaaatgatttctttagtTCCCTCTGGATAGTGTTTTTCCACTTGATTGTTTGGAAACTGTATAATTTCAAGTCCATCTGGATAAGTGCTGTGTGTAGTTTGTACTTCAGCGTAGTAATAAATGACTCTTTGATCGGCAGTTACTTGTTTGACATCACCATTAAAGAAAGACACAACAACAGATTTCCCATCAGCGGATATTTCTTTTCTGGTCCTATTAGGAAATAAGATTTCACGTACTCCAGTACTGTAGATTTTTTCCACTTTCCCATCAGGATGTTGGATTTCCCTGAATCTTTTGTCCCCTTTATCAATGACCGACCGATCAATAGAATATTTCTGGGCAGTCTTTCTGGGAACACATTCCAAGTAAGACCCATCCATGCCTCCTTCTGTGTAAATACTGGTGTCCTGGGGAACCGCTGAAACAATAGGTTCCCCCCTGGGTACCTCCTCTTTGATCCCCTGGGAGCCATCACTCTGACTGGCCCTGGGGTTGACTGCAATGTCTGGCTGAGCTGAGTAGAGATTCCCTGAGCTGGTGACGGGTCTCTGTCTAGAGGCAGCAGGAACCTCGCCATTCTGCTGTCTGTTTCTGCCCGTCTGCTGAGGAACATGAGAAGACATGAAGCTGCCTGCCTTGTTGATGGGAATATCTCTGACAGGGTCCTTCTCCTCGTCAGAGTCTGTCATCTGGAACTCAGCAGAAGTAGAGATGGCCTTTGGAATTGCTGATGTTTTAGCTGCAGTATTCGTTCCTTGTGCACCCTTTTCATGCTGTGAATTTCTTTCAAGTTGTGCATTTTTCTCCTTCTGCAGCCACTCAAGGCGTTTTCTCTCCATTGCCTTGATCTCTTCCTTAAgctgtaaattttcattttcaagcaGTTTGAGTTTTTCTTTAGTTCGAGAATCATTTGAGGCCCACCTGAACTCTTTCCTCTTGATCTCCTCCTGTAGTTCTTTTAACTGAGTTTTTAGCATTTCAATTTCCTCCCTCTCCTTCTTGTCTGGGTTATTTCTTTTTGCCTTTTGTAACTGTTCAAACACCTTTTTCTCATGACGTAATTTCTTCATCTCTTCAGTTTTATACTCCTGTATTCTTTTCAACTCATCAGATTTTTCCTTTTCAAAATCAGCAacttccttttttaattttgacaacCCATCTTCTCTCTCTATTCGAAGTTTATGAAGATTGGCATTTTCATTCCTAAATTTCTCAATCTCCTTGTCTAATTCTGATAATTTTTCCCTTAATAACTTTGACTGAAGCCCTTCAGATGGCATAATATTGTTGACTTGGAAGTTTGGCTGATTTTGCGTTTCTTTTGATTCTGCCTTCTTCAGTTTAGGAAACAATTTGGCCATTAGTTTGGAGGTAGGAGGAGTGCCTCCCTGTTCCTCTTCACTTTTCTGATTGGGAGGGTGAGGTGAGACTGCCTTCAATGTTGTATCTCCCCACTCCTCTTCATCATCGTATACGTCTGATTTCCTGGAGGTAGTTTTGTTTTTCCCTTCCTCctgttttctctttatattgAGATCTGAGTAAGACACTAGACTTCCTTCACTGTCACTATCATCCGTATTCCTATCCAACAGTTTACTGTGCATTTGAAATCCTTTCTCACTTTCATCTGAATCACTCTGCAGTCCACTCTGATTAATGTAATCAGTCTTAATTTCAATTGTCTTTTCAACACCTGAAGACTTGAACAGATGCAGGACATTCCTCTCCCTTGTGACTTGAGGAACTGGACTAGATTTATCTCTTTGTGCTATCTTTCTCTTCATGAATTTTGATGGAGACACTTCAGCATTTTGATTGGCGTTGTAGTCTTCATCATTGTGTATACCAACAAAGCCTTTGTCTCTATAGTTATCACTGTCTCTCTCTATATCACTTGTCCCACTCTCCGAGTCACTGGATTCAGAGTCATCAGAATCTGTCTTATCTTCTTCACTTTCTTCTAATTTATAATCATATCTTTCTTGTATTGGCTCTACTGGTTCCCTGTTTGGCTGCATAACTGGTTCCCTTTTTTCTGATTCAACTGGAACAGAGTTCTCCGCTAGTTTGACTGTAATCTTCTCGTGTTGGGATTTTTGAGCTTCACATTTAGATTTCTTAGAGAGAGGTTTCAGTGTTAATTTGGATGGTCTTTTCTTTTCCTTCACTCTGTCCTCCAGTTTCCGAACCATCAGTGATGTGTTACTGCAGTATGACATGTTGTCTGCCAAGTTCTCCAGAAGTTCAAACTCCTCCAGATCTCCTTTCTCCAGCTCCTCATTTATCTCTCTTTCCCGCAGTTTACCAACGTAAGAGGCATCATCTGGGAAGGAAGGTTTTCTTTCAAAGTTTTTCTTCCTGACAGGATCTGGTTTTGCATTACTTCCCTTGCCTGTTTTGTTTGATAAGGACAGACTCTGGGTGTTGTACGGTTTAACACTTCTACTAGATTCACTAGCCTCTCTTGACCCTGATGGCTTGGTGAATGCTGGTTGTCCACTTCGGAGCCCTTTATCATTCTTCTTTAATTCATCTGGTTTTTTTGCATTTGCCTTCGAGGACAATGTCTTTGTATTTGTTGGACGTGAAGTATTCCCTGAAGTTGGTCTCTCTGAATGTTGATTTGGTTTTTCAGATGGGGGTTTATGAGGGGGTCTCATATTAgcctttttttctttcaaagcaCCAAACCTTGCAATACCCTCTCCTTTTTTCAAGAACTGGTGTTTCGGACTTTCCACATTTCTTTCAGTTTCATATTTTTGGTTTTCACTTTCAGCTCTTAATTGTTCTTCCAGTAGTTCTTCAAATGTCTTGGTGACCATAATAGGTCTGTCATCTGGATCAATGATTTCCTTCTCCATTtcatcctcctcctcctcctcatcATCATCAAAATCTCTTTCCTCTAAATCATAATCTGACAATTTTTCTATACTTTCTTCACCTCTGTCTTCTTCAACTTCATCA
The nucleotide sequence above comes from Magallana gigas chromosome 2, xbMagGiga1.1, whole genome shotgun sequence. Encoded proteins:
- the LOC105336004 gene encoding centromere protein J encodes the protein MNVNQRENAQRSGVVVDFDDAKQAGKTAVKHNGPTSLPASLQSTLQGPSSAADITGLLPNMFLQTINFDAAFQELGLRGKSSLQPNGDQEDEESTEVNPLEQQQVMEQAMLLQRFKELRQWQMQQQEKLMNQQKQQLELLRKEQMAIKSVIGKNKDSVRGSELNDDALTRTPPPSQRFVRSRFEPNFKPSEARDSKSVPQQESLLASGQLPVPVMYVPFNEDNDEANTNPDLFSDTNSHTSEMTEERLYREEMAQRRVRSPDRTDSSEEEDEEEEEVVDEDDNDEVEEDRGEESIEKLSDYDLEERDFDDDEEEEEDEMEKEIIDPDDRPIMVTKTFEELLEEQLRAESENQKYETERNVESPKHQFLKKGEGIARFGALKEKKANMRPPHKPPSEKPNQHSERPTSGNTSRPTNTKTLSSKANAKKPDELKKNDKGLRSGQPAFTKPSGSREASESSRSVKPYNTQSLSLSNKTGKGSNAKPDPVRKKNFERKPSFPDDASYVGKLREREINEELEKGDLEEFELLENLADNMSYCSNTSLMVRKLEDRVKEKKRPSKLTLKPLSKKSKCEAQKSQHEKITVKLAENSVPVESEKREPVMQPNREPVEPIQERYDYKLEESEEDKTDSDDSESSDSESGTSDIERDSDNYRDKGFVGIHNDEDYNANQNAEVSPSKFMKRKIAQRDKSSPVPQVTRERNVLHLFKSSGVEKTIEIKTDYINQSGLQSDSDESEKGFQMHSKLLDRNTDDSDSEGSLVSYSDLNIKRKQEEGKNKTTSRKSDVYDDEEEWGDTTLKAVSPHPPNQKSEEEQGGTPPTSKLMAKLFPKLKKAESKETQNQPNFQVNNIMPSEGLQSKLLREKLSELDKEIEKFRNENANLHKLRIEREDGLSKLKKEVADFEKEKSDELKRIQEYKTEEMKKLRHEKKVFEQLQKAKRNNPDKKEREEIEMLKTQLKELQEEIKRKEFRWASNDSRTKEKLKLLENENLQLKEEIKAMERKRLEWLQKEKNAQLERNSQHEKGAQGTNTAAKTSAIPKAISTSAEFQMTDSDEEKDPVRDIPINKAGSFMSSHVPQQTGRNRQQNGEVPAASRQRPVTSSGNLYSAQPDIAVNPRASQSDGSQGIKEEVPRGEPIVSAVPQDTSIYTEGGMDGSYLECVPRKTAQKYSIDRSVIDKGDKRFREIQHPDGKVEKIYSTGVREILFPNRTRKEISADGKSVVVSFFNGDVKQVTADQRVIYYYAEVQTTHSTYPDGLEIIQFPNNQVEKHYPEGTKEIIFPDQTIKYLFLNGSEESIFPDGTVIRVDRDGTKTMEFPNGQKEIHTQEYKRREYPDGTVKTVYPDGRQETKYSNGRIRVKDRDGNVIIDRRS